The following coding sequences are from one Manis pentadactyla isolate mManPen7 chromosome 13, mManPen7.hap1, whole genome shotgun sequence window:
- the LOC118913227 gene encoding olfactory receptor 14C36-like has protein sequence MANSTMVTEFLLMGFAEMLELRVLYALLFLLMYLATLLGNLIIFTATTLDQSLHTPMYFFLRNLSILDMCYISVTVPKACVNSLTDNRAISAAGCAAQIFLLFWLAVTELLFLTIMACDRYVAICRPLHYPVIMNQRICIQMTLVSLLSGLIYAGVHTGNTFRLSFCMSNVVRQFFCDIPSLLRISCSDTFSNELLIIISAMGIGGSCFIFITMSYSRIFSTVLKFQSRERGKAFSTCVPHILVVSIFLSFGSYVYVRPSTSSDTILDMIFSVFYSIVPPLLNPIIYSLRNKQVKDAVRKIVSRKFYSGKS, from the coding sequence ATGGCCAATTCCACCATGGTGACTGAGTTTCTTCTCATGGGCTTTGCTGAGATGCTGGAGTTAAGGGTCCTATATGCCCTGTTATTCCTACTGATGTACTTGGCCACCCTGTTAGGAAATCTCATCATCTTCACTGCCACCACTCTGGACCAGagccttcacacacccatgtacttcttcctcaggaatCTGTCCATCTTAGACATGTGttacatttctgtcactgtgcCCAAAGCCTGTGTCAACTCCCTCACTGACAACAGGGCCATTTCAGCAGCTGGCTGTGCAGCTCAGATCTTCCTCCTGTTTTGGCTTGCTGTTACAGAGCTTCTGTTCCTCACCATAATGGCCtgtgaccgctatgtggccatctgccggCCCCTCCACTACCCCGTCATCATGAACCAAAGAATCTGTATCCAGATGACACTGGTCTCCCTGCTCAGTGGTCTGATCTATGCAGGTGTGCACACAGGAAACACATTCCGGCTGTCCTTCTGTATGTCCAACGTGGTCCGTCAGTTCTTCTGTGACATCCCCTCTCTTCTGCGGATCTCCTGCTCTGACACCTTCAGCAATGAGCTCTTAATTATTATTTCTGCCATGGGGATTGGTGGtagctgttttattttcattaccaTGTCATATAGTCGCATATTTTCTACTGTGCTCAAGTTTCAAAGCAGAGAGCGAGGAAAGGCCTTTTCCACGTGTGTCCCTCACATCCTGGTGGTGTCCATTTTCCTCAGTTTTGGCAGCTATGTGTACGTAAGACCTTCAACATCCTCTGATACAATTCTGGACatgattttttctgtattttatagcaTAGTTCCTCCACTCTTGAATCCTATAATCTACAGTCTTAGAAACAAACAGGTAAAGGACGCTGTGAGGAAAATTGTATCAAGAAAGTTTTATTCAGGAAAATCATAA